A genomic window from Gammaproteobacteria bacterium includes:
- a CDS encoding FAD-dependent oxidoreductase: protein MARPVILTVDDDSEVLAAIDRDLRRHYQNEYRILKARSGSEALEAVHKLKERGDSVALFLVDERMPVMSGTQFLREARKLFPDSRKVLLTAYADTEAAIRGINEVALDHYLMKPWDPPEQLLYPVLDDLLADWTAGFLPTFDGIRVAGTRWSPQSYVLKDFLSRMQTPYEWIDIDVDASTRELVEKHTPGLKELPVVFFPDGKVLLAPTTHDLAVHLGLQTEASRSFYDLIVVGAGPSGLAAAVYGASEGLRTILLEDDVSGGQAGTSSRIENYLGFPNGIAGADLARRATTQARRFGAEVVMPRCVKEIRVDNPYRIVVLEDGVELRSYAVLLSSGMRVRKLNVPGEERLAGAGVYYGAGLSEAASCRGSDVAVVGGANSAGQAALLFARYARKVTMLVRSSSISSSMSSYLADRIEVAENIEVMTRTTVASVQGDTRLESVEAITHGGADRDGAEQKTMRFDAMFVFIGFEPRSEMVAGLVERDELGFVLTGPDLPRNGSRPKGWVLSREPLLLETSVAGIFASGDVRFGSMKRVASAVGEGSAAVAMIHKYLETV from the coding sequence TTGGCCAGACCCGTCATCCTGACCGTCGACGACGATTCGGAGGTCCTCGCCGCCATCGATCGGGACCTGCGTCGTCACTATCAGAACGAATATCGCATCCTCAAGGCCCGCTCGGGGAGCGAGGCGCTCGAGGCCGTGCACAAGCTCAAAGAGCGCGGCGATTCGGTCGCGCTGTTCCTGGTCGACGAGCGGATGCCGGTCATGAGCGGCACGCAGTTCCTTCGCGAGGCGCGAAAGCTGTTTCCCGATTCGCGCAAGGTGCTTTTGACGGCGTATGCGGATACCGAGGCGGCGATCCGAGGGATCAACGAGGTCGCACTCGATCATTACCTGATGAAGCCGTGGGATCCGCCCGAGCAGCTTCTCTATCCGGTGTTGGATGATCTGCTGGCTGACTGGACGGCCGGTTTTCTGCCGACGTTCGACGGAATCCGCGTGGCCGGAACGCGCTGGTCGCCGCAGAGCTACGTCTTGAAGGATTTCCTCTCCCGCATGCAGACGCCTTACGAGTGGATCGACATCGACGTGGACGCGTCCACGCGCGAGCTGGTCGAGAAGCACACTCCCGGCCTCAAGGAGCTGCCGGTCGTCTTCTTTCCGGATGGCAAGGTGCTGCTCGCGCCGACGACGCACGACCTCGCCGTGCATCTGGGCCTGCAGACGGAAGCCAGCCGGAGCTTCTACGACCTGATCGTCGTGGGCGCCGGGCCGAGCGGACTCGCGGCGGCGGTGTACGGGGCGTCCGAGGGGCTCAGGACGATTCTGCTGGAGGATGACGTCTCGGGTGGGCAGGCGGGCACGAGCTCGCGGATCGAAAACTACCTCGGCTTTCCCAACGGCATCGCAGGCGCCGACCTCGCGCGGCGCGCGACGACCCAGGCACGGCGGTTCGGGGCCGAGGTCGTCATGCCGCGATGCGTGAAGGAAATCCGCGTCGACAATCCTTACCGCATCGTGGTGCTCGAGGACGGCGTCGAGCTGCGAAGCTATGCCGTGCTGCTCTCGAGCGGCATGCGGGTCCGGAAGCTCAACGTCCCCGGCGAAGAGAGGCTTGCCGGGGCCGGCGTGTACTACGGCGCCGGGCTTTCGGAGGCGGCGAGCTGTCGGGGCAGCGACGTCGCCGTCGTCGGAGGTGCGAACTCGGCGGGGCAGGCGGCGCTGCTGTTCGCCCGCTACGCCCGAAAGGTGACGATGCTCGTGCGCTCCTCCTCCATCTCGAGCTCGATGTCGAGCTACCTCGCCGATCGCATCGAGGTCGCCGAGAACATCGAGGTGATGACGCGGACGACGGTCGCCTCCGTGCAGGGAGACACCCGCCTGGAGTCGGTCGAGGCGATCACCCACGGCGGGGCGGATCGCGACGGGGCAGAGCAAAAGACGATGCGCTTCGACGCGATGTTCGTCTTCATCGGCTTCGAGCCGCGCTCGGAGATGGTCGCCGGCCTCGTGGAGCGTGACGAGCTCGGCTTCGTTCTCACCGGGCCCGATCTGCCGCGCAACGGCTCGAGGCCGAAAGGCTGGGTCCTGAGCCGCGAACCGTTGCTGCTGGAGACGAGCGTTGCGGGCATCTTCGCCTCGGGGGACGTCCGGTTCGGCTCGATGAAGCGAGTCGCGTCGGCCGTGGGCGAGGGTTCCGCGGCGGTCGCGATGATCCACAAGTACCTGGAGACGGTCTGA